The Chanodichthys erythropterus isolate Z2021 chromosome 14, ASM2448905v1, whole genome shotgun sequence genome window below encodes:
- the map3k20a gene encoding mitogen-activated protein kinase kinase kinase 20 isoform X3, whose product MASLGGPFVEIKSDDILFYENCGGGSFGSVYRARWLSQDKEVAVKKLLKIEKEAEILSVLSHRNIIQFYGAILEAPNYGIVTEYASGGSLFDYLSSAESEDISMKQIMTWAMDIAKGMHYLHAEAPFTVIHRDLKSRNVVLTADSVPKICDFGASKFHSHTTHMSLVGTFPWMAPEVIQSFPVSETCDTYSYGVVLWEMLTREIPFKGLEGLQVAWLVVEKNERLTIPSCCPASFACLMRSCWVTEPKDRPVFKDILCTLESMWNDSQLPEECNTFLHNKAEWRCEIEATLERLKRLERDLSTKEQVLKERERRLKMWERKLIEQSNTPFFLPLAAALSSELFFESSVEELSSEVSCQIGSAADGELQAIWREFGEMFPLEFPSAPLLQADRISSKTFSHRQGRKITMPLGLAVFDSSDDSD is encoded by the exons ATGGCATCTCTGGGCGGCCCCTTTGTGGAAATCAAATCCGATGACATCCTCTTCTACGAAAACTGCGGCGGCGGGAGTTTCGGGAGCGTGTATCGCGCCCGCTGGCTCTCGCAGGACAAAGAGGTGGCGGTGAAAAAGCTTCTGAAGATTGAAAAAGAG GCAGAGATTTTAAGTGTTCTCAGTCATCGAAACATTATCCAGTTTTATGGAGCGATTCTGGAAGCTCCCAACTATGGAATTGTTACAG AGTATGCCAGCGGTGGATCTCTGTTTGACTATCTGTCCAGTGCTGAGAGTGAAGACATCAGTATGAAGCAGATTATGACCTGGGCCATGGACATTGCTAAAG GCATGCACTATCTGCACGCCGAGGCCCCGTTTACAGTCattcacagagacctcaagtCCAGAAATG TTGTGTTGACTGCAGATTCAGTACCCAAG ATCTGTGATTTTGGGGCGTCCAAGTTTCATTCTCACACAACCCACATGTCTCTGGTGGGCACATTTCCATGGATGGCCCCTGAAGTCATCCAGAGCTTTCCTGTGTCTGAGACCTGTGACACATACTCTTACGGAGTG GTCCTGTGGGAGATGTTGACGCGTGAAATTCCCTTCAAAGGTCTGGAGGGGCTGCAGGTGGCCTGGCTGGTGGTGGAGAAGAACGAG AGGTTGACAATTCCCAGTTGCTGCCCAGCCAGTTTCGCCTGTCTGATGAGAAGCTGCTGGGTGACAGAACCAAAA GACAGGCCAGTGTTCAAAGACATCCTGTGCACGCTGGAGTCCATGTGGAACGACAGTCAGTTACCTGAGGAGTGCAACACCTTCCTGCACAATAAAGCAGAGTGGAG GTGTGAGATTGAGGCGACTCTAGAGCGTCTGAAGCGGTTGGAAAGAGATCTGAGCACCAAAGAACAAGtgctgaaagaaagagagagacggTTAAAGATGTGGGAGAGAAAACTCATCGAGCAGTCCAACACACCG TTCTTTCTTCCCCTGGCCGCAGCGTTAAGCTCAGAGTTGTTTTTTGAGTCGAGCGTGGAGGAGTTGAGTTCAGAGGTGTCGTGTCAGATCGGCAGTGCTGCTGATGGAGAGCTGCAGGCCATCTGGAGGGAGTTTGGTGAGATGTTTCCTCTGGAGTTCCCGTCGGCTCCTCTGCTGCAGGCCGATCGCATCTCCTCCAAGACCTTCTCCCATAGACAGGGGCGCAAGATCACCATGCCTTTGGGCTTGGCTGTGTTTGACTCATCTGATGATAGTGATTAG